Proteins from a single region of Augochlora pura isolate Apur16 unplaced genomic scaffold, APUR_v2.2.1 APUR_unplaced_1706, whole genome shotgun sequence:
- the LOC144477521 gene encoding uncharacterized protein LOC144477521: IISRPKEPEDCPEEYGNGTCKNNASSGTTYCLESLKRPGGATALASMVPTDSPNLATELETTKVDRDGNRPYSRILYGPVEERIAEASSCEANSRDPAVTFIDCTASRKGTLARVTKRFSGIASREKNYYETSVEDGDPTAMSYQRPSQNDGCVQNVLETRVDKHGPRTRLINHPTDCERYCGNMESKSSSDGPSARITQAPGESFHEQKCLASAPALGNDVNERRNGLDPSENKKSSPIKSRVSCPRPTRPRPCSPLENSKSESSSVDQLQLDCADAIRCESIKSATTSEAANAPVEEQCKAMELVDCVSSKLRDSKARGKPGCAAPKETSDCPNNHVPRVEPQELLTCYRDYVPSTLLDRYEACRSKRNGLQDQCFLPVPRAVIELKKNDAISRSCDQRDTPSCESADCRSVGNSHTLVTPPASVNSAFFENATELTGNVC; encoded by the coding sequence AATCATATCCCGGCCAAAGGAGCCCGAAGACTGCCCCGAAGAATATGGTAATGGAACATGTAAAAACAACGCATCATCCGGGACGACGTACTGCCTAGAGTCTCTGAAGCGTCCAGGAGGAGCGACGGCATTGGCCAGTATGGTGCCGACGGACAGTCCGAACCTGGCGACGGAGCTGGAGACCACCAAAGTTGACAGAGACGGTAATCGTCCGTACTCGAGGATCCTATACGGTCCGGTCGAGGAGAGGATCGCGGAAGCCTCCAGCTGCGAGGCGAATTCGCGTGATCCGGCGGTGACCTTCATCGATTGCACGGCGAGTCGCAAGGGGACATTGGCTAGGGTCACCAAGCGCTTCAGCGGGATCGCGAGCCGCGAGAAAAACTACTACGAGACCAGCGTGGAAGACGGTGACCCGACGGCTATGAGTTACCAACGACCGTCGCAGAACGACGGGTGTGTGCAGAACGTTCTCGAAACGAGGGTCGACAAACATGGACCAAGAACGCGTCTGATCAATCATCCGACGGATTGCGAGCGCTATTGCGGTAACATGGAGTCGAAGTCGAGCTCCGACGGACCGTCCGCTAGGATAACCCAGGCACCGGGCGAGTCTTTCCACGAGCAGAAATGCCTGGCGAGTGCGCCGGCCCTTGGAAACGATGTAAATGAACGCAGGAATGGTCTGGATCCGTCCGAAAACAAAAAGTCTAGTCCCATTAAGAGCAGGGTAAGCTGTCCACGGCCGACCCGTCCTAGACCTTGTTCTCCGCTAGAGAATTCGAAATCAGAATCGAGCTCGGTCGATCAGCTTCAATTGGACTGTGCCGATGCGATTAGATGCGAATCGATTAAGTCCGCCACTACGTCAGAAGCTGCTAATGCGCCAGTCGAGGAACAATGTAAGGCGATGGAACTGGTTGACTGCGTTAGCTCGAAGCTGAGGGACTCGAAGGCGAGAGGCAAACCAGGATGCGCGGCTCCCAAGGAAACCTCGGACTGCCCCAACAACCATGTTCCTCGGGTAGAACCGCAGGAATTGTTGACGTGTTATAGGGATTACGTGCCTTCCACTCTGCTGGACCGCTACGAAGCTTGccgatcgaaacgaaacggtcTTCAGGATCAGTGTTTCCTGCCTGTCCCGCGGGCAGTGATCGAACTGAAGAAGAACGATGCGATTTCGCGGAGCTGCGATCAACGAGATACACCGAGCTGCGAGAGCGCGGATTGCCGTAGCGTGGGCAACAGTCACACATTGGTGACACCGCCAGCCAGCGTCAATTCTGCCTTCTTCGAGAACGCGACGGAATTAACGGGGAATGTTTGTTAA